One segment of Coffea arabica cultivar ET-39 chromosome 7c, Coffea Arabica ET-39 HiFi, whole genome shotgun sequence DNA contains the following:
- the LOC113698413 gene encoding UDP-glucuronate:xylan alpha-glucuronosyltransferase 1-like isoform X2 — translation MEARQRSLEDACKRRLHKIRVKAIEKPFQLISLQERGAKYRLHPLKLILFFILLGTLLKIIFSPAVCIGDSIPQAVSRWIWGGVDPRYISHVDVNWDEVSKVVKKMPDNNNIQRVGLLNFNRSEVSQWKQFIPYANHTILRLDFADSNITWESLFPEWIDEEQEDELPSCPSLPKIKVPEKRLDLIAVKLPCKNDGNWSRDVARLHLQLEAANLAAASKGNYPVNLLFVTQCFPIPNLFPCKELVAREGNAWLYKPNLNVIREKLQLPIGSCELALPHGNYERDNAVKKPREAYATVLHSAHVYVCGAIAAAQSIRMAGSTRDLVILVDDTISEYHRSGLEVAGWKIRTIQRIRNPKAEKDAYNEWNYSKFRLWQLTDFDKIIFIDADLLILRNIDFLFKMPQISATGNNGTLFNSGVMVIEPSNCTFHLLMEHINEIESYNGGDQGYLNEIFTWWHRIPKHMNFLKHFWIGDDEAVKQKKIRLFGAEPPILYVLHYLGYKPWLCYRDYDCNWNVDILQEFATDVGHRSWWKVHDAMPERLQDFCLLSSRQKAQLEWDRRQAEKANYTDGHWKLRIEDPRSKKCIDRLCNWKSMLRHWGEKNWTDDPHFYPTPPSITTASLSS, via the exons ATGGAGGCAAGGCAACGATCGCT AGAAGATGCATGTAAAAGGAGATTACACAAAATTAGAGTCAAGGCAATTGAGAAGCCCTTCCAGCTGATCTCATTACAAGAAAGAGGAGCAAAATACAGGCTTCATCCATTGAAATTAATCCTGTTTTTCATTCTACTAGGCACTCTTCTGAAAATTATCTTCTCTCCAGCTGTTTGTATTGGTGACAGTATACCACAAGCAGTTTCTCG GTGGATATGGGGTGGAGTGGATCCTCGTTATATATCACATGTTGATGTTAATTGGGATGAAGTCTCCAAAGTTGTGAAGAAGATGCCAGATAACAATAACATTCAACGAGTTGGCCTTCTCAATTTCAATAGAAGTGAAGTTAGTCAATGGAAACAGTTTATTCCTTATGCCAATCACACAATCCTGAGGCTAGACTTTGCTGATAGTAATATTACCTGGGAATCCTTGTTTCCTGAGTGGATTGATGAAGAACAAGAAGATGAACTTCCCAGTTGCCCTTCTTTACCGAAGATCAAAGTGCCTGAAAAGCGGCTTGATCTTATTGCTGTTAAGCTTCCTTGCAAAAATGATGGTAATTGGTCAAGAGATGTTGCTAGGCTACATTTGCAGCTAGAAGCTGCCAATTTAGCTGCTGCTTCCAAAGGCAATTACCCTGTTAACTTGCTGTTTGTTACCCAATGTTTTCCAATACCAAATCTATTTCCTTGCAAGGAGCTTGTTGCACGGGAAGGTAATGCATGGTTGTACAAGCCAAACTTGAATGTAATCAGAGAAAAACTTCAGCTCCCAATCGGATCTTGTGAGCTTGCTCTACCTCATGGCAATTATG AACGAGACAATGCAGTCAAAAAGCCCCGAGAAGCTTATGCTACAGTCCTTCATTCAGCTCATGTCTATGTTTGTGGAGCAATTGCTGCGGCACAAAGTATTCGCATGGCAGGGTCTACCAGGGATCTTGTTATACTTGTTGATGACACCATTAGCGAGTACCACAGAAGTGGACTTGAAGTTGCAGGATGGAAAATCCGAACAATACAGAGAATAAGAAATCCCAAAGCTGAGAAAGATGCGTACAATGAATGGAACTATAGCAAGTTCAGACTATGGCAACTGACAGACTTTGATAAGATCATATTCATTGATGCTGATCTTCTCATACTTAGGAACATTGATTTCCTATTCAAAATGCCACAGATCTCAGCAACAGGCAACAATGGCACACTTTTCAACTCTGGAGTTATGGTGATAGAGCCATCAAACTGCACATTCCATCTGTTGATGGAACATATAAATGAGATTGAATCATATAATGGCGGAGACCAGGGCTACTTGAACGAAATATTTACGTGGTGGCACCGGATTCCAAAGCACATGAACTTCTTGAAACATTTTTGGATTGGTGATGATGAAGCAGTGAAACAGAAGAAAATTCGTCTATTTGGAGCTGAGCCACCAATTCTTTATGTCCTTCACTATTTAGGATATAAACCATGGTTGTGCTACCGCGACTATGATTGCAACTGGAATGTTGACATATTACAAGAGTTCGCGACTGATGTTGGTCACAGAAGCTGGTGGAAAGTGCACGATGCAATGCCAGAGCGATTGCAGGACTTCTGTCTATTGAGTTCAAGACAGAAAGCACAGTTGGAGTGGGACAGAAGACAAGCTGAAAAAGCAAATTATACAGATGGTCATTGGAAATTGAGAATCGAAGATCCTCGCTCTAAGAAGTGCATTGACAGGTTATGCAACTGGAAGAGCATGTTGCGCCACTGGGGGGAGAAGAATTGGACGGATGATCCGCATTTCTACCCTACACCACCATCCATTACCACAGCATCTCTTTCCAGTTAG
- the LOC113698413 gene encoding UDP-glucuronate:xylan alpha-glucuronosyltransferase 1-like isoform X1: MEARQRSLEDACKRRLHKIRVKAIEKPFQLISLQERGAKYRLHPLKLILFFILLGTLLKIIFSPAVCIGDSIPQAVSRPHFVNRWIWGGVDPRYISHVDVNWDEVSKVVKKMPDNNNIQRVGLLNFNRSEVSQWKQFIPYANHTILRLDFADSNITWESLFPEWIDEEQEDELPSCPSLPKIKVPEKRLDLIAVKLPCKNDGNWSRDVARLHLQLEAANLAAASKGNYPVNLLFVTQCFPIPNLFPCKELVAREGNAWLYKPNLNVIREKLQLPIGSCELALPHGNYERDNAVKKPREAYATVLHSAHVYVCGAIAAAQSIRMAGSTRDLVILVDDTISEYHRSGLEVAGWKIRTIQRIRNPKAEKDAYNEWNYSKFRLWQLTDFDKIIFIDADLLILRNIDFLFKMPQISATGNNGTLFNSGVMVIEPSNCTFHLLMEHINEIESYNGGDQGYLNEIFTWWHRIPKHMNFLKHFWIGDDEAVKQKKIRLFGAEPPILYVLHYLGYKPWLCYRDYDCNWNVDILQEFATDVGHRSWWKVHDAMPERLQDFCLLSSRQKAQLEWDRRQAEKANYTDGHWKLRIEDPRSKKCIDRLCNWKSMLRHWGEKNWTDDPHFYPTPPSITTASLSS; the protein is encoded by the exons ATGGAGGCAAGGCAACGATCGCT AGAAGATGCATGTAAAAGGAGATTACACAAAATTAGAGTCAAGGCAATTGAGAAGCCCTTCCAGCTGATCTCATTACAAGAAAGAGGAGCAAAATACAGGCTTCATCCATTGAAATTAATCCTGTTTTTCATTCTACTAGGCACTCTTCTGAAAATTATCTTCTCTCCAGCTGTTTGTATTGGTGACAGTATACCACAAGCAGTTTCTCG GCCACATTTTGTTAACAGGTGGATATGGGGTGGAGTGGATCCTCGTTATATATCACATGTTGATGTTAATTGGGATGAAGTCTCCAAAGTTGTGAAGAAGATGCCAGATAACAATAACATTCAACGAGTTGGCCTTCTCAATTTCAATAGAAGTGAAGTTAGTCAATGGAAACAGTTTATTCCTTATGCCAATCACACAATCCTGAGGCTAGACTTTGCTGATAGTAATATTACCTGGGAATCCTTGTTTCCTGAGTGGATTGATGAAGAACAAGAAGATGAACTTCCCAGTTGCCCTTCTTTACCGAAGATCAAAGTGCCTGAAAAGCGGCTTGATCTTATTGCTGTTAAGCTTCCTTGCAAAAATGATGGTAATTGGTCAAGAGATGTTGCTAGGCTACATTTGCAGCTAGAAGCTGCCAATTTAGCTGCTGCTTCCAAAGGCAATTACCCTGTTAACTTGCTGTTTGTTACCCAATGTTTTCCAATACCAAATCTATTTCCTTGCAAGGAGCTTGTTGCACGGGAAGGTAATGCATGGTTGTACAAGCCAAACTTGAATGTAATCAGAGAAAAACTTCAGCTCCCAATCGGATCTTGTGAGCTTGCTCTACCTCATGGCAATTATG AACGAGACAATGCAGTCAAAAAGCCCCGAGAAGCTTATGCTACAGTCCTTCATTCAGCTCATGTCTATGTTTGTGGAGCAATTGCTGCGGCACAAAGTATTCGCATGGCAGGGTCTACCAGGGATCTTGTTATACTTGTTGATGACACCATTAGCGAGTACCACAGAAGTGGACTTGAAGTTGCAGGATGGAAAATCCGAACAATACAGAGAATAAGAAATCCCAAAGCTGAGAAAGATGCGTACAATGAATGGAACTATAGCAAGTTCAGACTATGGCAACTGACAGACTTTGATAAGATCATATTCATTGATGCTGATCTTCTCATACTTAGGAACATTGATTTCCTATTCAAAATGCCACAGATCTCAGCAACAGGCAACAATGGCACACTTTTCAACTCTGGAGTTATGGTGATAGAGCCATCAAACTGCACATTCCATCTGTTGATGGAACATATAAATGAGATTGAATCATATAATGGCGGAGACCAGGGCTACTTGAACGAAATATTTACGTGGTGGCACCGGATTCCAAAGCACATGAACTTCTTGAAACATTTTTGGATTGGTGATGATGAAGCAGTGAAACAGAAGAAAATTCGTCTATTTGGAGCTGAGCCACCAATTCTTTATGTCCTTCACTATTTAGGATATAAACCATGGTTGTGCTACCGCGACTATGATTGCAACTGGAATGTTGACATATTACAAGAGTTCGCGACTGATGTTGGTCACAGAAGCTGGTGGAAAGTGCACGATGCAATGCCAGAGCGATTGCAGGACTTCTGTCTATTGAGTTCAAGACAGAAAGCACAGTTGGAGTGGGACAGAAGACAAGCTGAAAAAGCAAATTATACAGATGGTCATTGGAAATTGAGAATCGAAGATCCTCGCTCTAAGAAGTGCATTGACAGGTTATGCAACTGGAAGAGCATGTTGCGCCACTGGGGGGAGAAGAATTGGACGGATGATCCGCATTTCTACCCTACACCACCATCCATTACCACAGCATCTCTTTCCAGTTAG
- the LOC113697778 gene encoding UDP-glucuronate:xylan alpha-glucuronosyltransferase 1-like yields MDTRHRPVEDVYKRKLQRIRVKDVEKSLQIPLQQQSIKYRHHLLKFIVLVILLGILLAIFISSTICPQQRISDAVSQLLWSNSDPRYISNLDISWNEISRVLEHVPGKNTVPGVGLLNFNSSEITHWKQLLPYSNHTILHLDHADQNVTWNSFYPEWIDQEQEYEVPSCPSLPQIEVPGSRLDLIAVKLPCRNEQNWNRDVARLHLQVAVAGLATFAKGNFPVYVLFVTNCFPIPNLFTCKELIARQGNAWLFKPNLNQLREKLHLPKGSCELALPLGDAGKTEQDCSVKKNREAYATVLLSAHLYVCGAIAAAQSVRMAGSTRDLVILVDETISEYHKSGLQMAGWKVRTILRIRNPKAEKYAYNAWNYSKFRLWQLTDYDKIIFIDSDLLIRRNIDFLFSMPEISARGNNGVLFNSGVMVIEPSNCTFQLLMDHITDIESYNGGDQGYLNEVFTWWHRIPNHFNFLKNFLSYEGEEVNEKKIRLIAAEPPVLHVIHYLGYKPWMCSRDYDCNWNVGKLHEFASDDAHGSWWEVHDAMPEKLQDFCKLKSKQKAQLNYDRREAEKRNYTDGHWKIKIKDPRFMKCSDDLCDFDFESRLWRWGEIE; encoded by the exons ATGGATACAAGACACCGACCAGT AGAAGATGTATACAAAAGGAAGTTACAGAGGATCAGAGTTAAAGACGTAGAGAAATCCTTGCAGATACCTTTACAACAGCAGAGCATAAAATACAGACACCATCTCCTGAAATTCATCGTGCTTGTCATTTTACTCGGTATTTTGCTGGCGATCTTCATCTCCTCAACTATTTGTCCTCAGCAGAGAATATCTGATGCTGTTTCCCA GTTATTGTGGAGCAATTCTGATCCTCGGTACATATCAAATTTAGATATCAGTTGGAATGAAATTTCGCGAGTTCTAGAACACGTACCTGGAAAGAATACAGTTCCTGGAGTCGGCCTTCTCAATTTCAACTCCAGTGAAATTACTCACTGGAAACAGCTTCTTCCCTACTCCAATCATACCATCTTGCATCTGGACCATGCTGATCAAAATGTTACATGGAACTCCTTTTATCCTGAATGGATTGATCAAGAACAAGAATACGAAGTTCCTAGCTGCCCTTCCCTCCCACAAATTGAAGTTCCGGGAAGTCGACTTGATCTCATTGCTGTTAAGCTTCCTTGCAGAAACGAACAAAATTGGAATAGAGATGTTGCAAGGTTACACTTGCAAGTAGCAGTAGCTGGTTTAGCCACATTTGCTAAAGGCAATTTCCCTGTCTATGTGCTCTTCGTTACCAATTGCTTTCCAATACCAAATCTGTTTACGTGCAAGGAACTTATTGCACGCCAGGGAAATGCATGGTTGTTCAAACCAAACTTGAATCAATTAAGAGAAAAACTTCATCTTCCAAAAGGATCTTGTGAACTTGCACTGCCACTTGGAGATGCGG GAAAAACAGAACAAGACTGTTCAGTGAAAAAGAACCGGGAAGCATATGCTACAGTCCTCCTTTCAGCTCATCTGTATGTTTGTGGAGCCATAGCTGCAGCTCAAAGCGTCCGCATGGCAGGTTCCACCAGGGACCTTGTGATTCTTGTTGATGAAACTATCAGTGAATATCACAAGAGTGGACTTCAAATGGCAGGATGGAAAGTTCGGACAATACTGAGAATCAGAAATCCCAAAGCTGAAAAATATGCTTACAATGCATGGAATTACAGCAAGTTCAGATTATGGCAATTAACAGACTAtgacaaaataattttcattgaTTCTGATCTGCTTATCCGTAGGAACATTGATTTCTTATTCTCAATGCCAGAGATCTCAGCTAGAGGAAACAATGGCGTACTTTTCAACTCTGGAGTAATGGTGATAGAGCCGTCAAATTGCACATTCCAGTTGTTGATGGACCATATAACTGATATTGAGTCCTATAACGGTGGAGATCAGGGTTACTTGAATGAAGTATTTACATGGTGGCACCGGATACCCAATCATTTCAACTTCCTGAAGAATTTTTTGAGTTACGAGGGGGAAGAAGTAAATGAGAAGAAAATCCGCTTGATTGCAGCAGAACCTCCAGTTCTACATGTCATTCACTACTTAGGATACAAGCCATGGATGTGCTCCAGAGACTACGATTGCAACTGGAACGTTGGTAAACTGCATGAATTTGCGAGTGATGATGCTCACGGAAGCTGGTGGGAGGTGCATGATGCAATGCCAGAGAAATTGCAAGACTTCTGCAAGTTAAAATCCAAACAGAAGGCACAGTTGAACTATGACAGACGAGAAGCtgagaaaagaaattatacAGATGGTCATtggaaaatcaaaatcaaggatCCACGTTTTATGAAATGCAGTGACGACTTGTGTGACTTTGATTTTGAGTCCAGATTGTGGCGTTGGGGGGAAATCGAGTGA